A genome region from Chengkuizengella sp. SCS-71B includes the following:
- a CDS encoding NarK family nitrate/nitrite MFS transporter, translated as MLLFILKDLEEIRMQSTIKNWEPENKTFWTQSGKRVATRNLWISIPALLLAFCVWMVWSAVAVNLNSIGFNFTDNQLFTLAALPGLVGATLRVFYSFMVPIFGGRNWTIITTASLLIPAIGIGIAVQDPSTSFMTMAILSALCGFGGGNFASSMANISFFYPKEVKGAALGLNAGLGNLGVSVVQFLVPVVIGLSMFGVFGGEPQTMITDSGTREVWMQNAAYVWVIPIVITCIAAFFGMNNLASAQASFREQAVVFKRKHTWIMSWLYTMCFGSFIGYSAAFPLLIKTQFPEVNPLQFAFLGPLVGALIRPVGGWLADKLGGARVTFWDVIVMILATGGVVYFLNADNFWGFFLMFMVLFVTTGVANGSTFRMIPVIFEPKEAAPVLGFTSAIAAYGAFFIPKAFGTSISATGSPNAALYAFIAYYVISLFVTWYWYSRKNAEIKC; from the coding sequence ATTCTTTTATTTATATTAAAAGATCTGGAGGAGATTAGGATGCAGAGTACAATAAAAAATTGGGAACCAGAAAATAAAACTTTCTGGACACAGTCAGGAAAAAGAGTAGCCACCAGAAATTTATGGATATCAATTCCAGCATTATTACTAGCATTTTGTGTGTGGATGGTTTGGTCAGCAGTAGCAGTTAACTTAAATAGTATTGGATTTAATTTTACTGACAATCAATTATTTACATTAGCAGCATTACCTGGATTAGTTGGTGCAACATTGAGAGTATTTTATAGTTTTATGGTTCCTATATTTGGAGGTAGGAACTGGACGATTATAACAACAGCATCATTACTAATTCCAGCAATTGGAATAGGGATAGCAGTTCAAGATCCATCAACATCTTTTATGACAATGGCTATTTTATCTGCATTATGCGGATTTGGTGGAGGTAACTTTGCTTCTTCCATGGCGAATATCAGTTTCTTTTATCCGAAAGAGGTAAAAGGAGCAGCGTTAGGATTAAATGCAGGTTTAGGTAATTTAGGTGTAAGTGTTGTTCAATTTCTAGTGCCTGTGGTTATAGGACTAAGCATGTTCGGTGTTTTTGGTGGGGAACCTCAAACGATGATAACGGATAGCGGGACGAGAGAAGTTTGGATGCAAAATGCGGCTTACGTTTGGGTTATACCTATTGTAATTACTTGTATCGCAGCCTTTTTCGGAATGAATAATTTAGCTTCAGCTCAAGCTTCTTTTAGAGAACAGGCTGTTGTTTTTAAAAGAAAACATACTTGGATTATGAGCTGGTTATATACGATGTGTTTCGGTTCTTTTATTGGTTATTCCGCAGCATTTCCATTATTAATCAAAACACAATTTCCTGAAGTAAATCCATTACAATTTGCTTTCCTCGGACCATTAGTGGGAGCACTGATTCGTCCTGTAGGAGGTTGGTTGGCTGATAAATTGGGTGGTGCACGTGTTACATTTTGGGATGTTATTGTCATGATATTAGCAACTGGTGGAGTTGTTTACTTCTTAAATGCCGATAACTTCTGGGGATTCTTCCTCATGTTTATGGTCTTATTTGTAACAACTGGTGTAGCTAATGGCTCTACGTTCCGTATGATTCCAGTAATATTTGAACCAAAAGAAGCTGCTCCTGTGTTAGGTTTCACTTCAGCAATCGCAGCATATGGTGCCTTCTTTATTCCCAAAGCATTTGGTACATCAATTTCTGCAACGGGTTCACCAAATGCAGCCTTATACGCTTTTATAGCATATTACGTGATTAGTTTGTTCGTAACATGGTATTGGTATTCTCGAAAAAATGCAGAAATTAAATGTTAA
- a CDS encoding YbjQ family protein: protein MIVVTTENLKGYEVKETKGPVFGVVVRARGIGNDIVAGLRSLVGGEIKEYTVLLEDSRKQAIDRMVENASVMGANAIIMMRFDSGSNGQLSEVAAYGTAVIVEKVAEE, encoded by the coding sequence ATGATTGTTGTAACAACAGAAAATTTAAAAGGTTATGAAGTGAAGGAGACAAAAGGTCCTGTATTTGGCGTTGTTGTACGTGCAAGAGGAATAGGAAATGACATTGTAGCAGGTTTACGCTCATTGGTAGGAGGAGAAATAAAAGAATATACTGTATTACTCGAGGATTCAAGAAAACAAGCTATTGATCGTATGGTAGAAAATGCAAGTGTAATGGGTGCTAACGCCATCATCATGATGCGTTTTGACTCCGGTTCAAACGGACAATTAAGTGAGGTTGCTGCTTATGGTACGGCTGTCATAGTTGAAAAGGTAGCTGAAGAATAA
- a CDS encoding DUF4349 domain-containing protein, producing MKKKILFIFVIGVVSVLLVSCSSAEYKESSVEEADGYALTDEAPSEEAAFEEAISFDTDAALTNESNKSIEEIQSESIQKDTQRMIIYNADLSIDVEDYLQTQQKIEQILLHMNGYIVNSSVYRYSEQNISAHLDVRIPQAQFTKFLEEVEALSIKVRNRNISGRDVTEEYVDLESRIKSKEIVEERLLGFMENADKTEDLLKISNDLARIQEEIEQIKGRMIYLQNHSALASVSISINEDKVIVPELNNEDLNVLAKTKEQFVNSMNGLIHFFANLFILVIGNSPVLIILGLITIAVIFFIRKYRNKQE from the coding sequence ATGAAAAAGAAAATATTGTTTATTTTTGTAATTGGTGTAGTTTCAGTACTTCTTGTTTCTTGTAGTAGTGCTGAATACAAAGAAAGTAGTGTTGAAGAAGCAGATGGATATGCATTGACTGATGAAGCACCGTCAGAAGAAGCAGCATTTGAAGAAGCAATTTCATTTGATACTGATGCAGCTCTAACTAATGAATCCAATAAGAGTATTGAAGAAATTCAGTCAGAATCTATTCAAAAAGATACACAAAGAATGATTATTTACAATGCAGACTTATCTATAGATGTAGAGGATTATTTGCAAACTCAACAAAAAATAGAACAAATATTATTACATATGAATGGCTATATCGTAAATTCATCAGTATATCGATATTCAGAACAAAATATAAGTGCACATCTTGATGTAAGAATTCCTCAAGCTCAATTTACTAAATTTTTAGAAGAAGTAGAAGCTCTGAGTATAAAAGTGAGAAATCGAAACATATCTGGAAGAGATGTTACTGAAGAATATGTAGATTTAGAATCAAGAATTAAATCAAAAGAAATCGTTGAAGAAAGACTTTTAGGTTTCATGGAAAATGCAGATAAAACAGAAGATTTGTTAAAAATATCGAATGATTTAGCAAGAATTCAAGAAGAAATTGAGCAAATAAAGGGCAGAATGATTTATTTGCAAAATCATAGTGCCTTGGCAAGTGTGTCTATTTCCATCAATGAAGATAAAGTCATTGTCCCCGAATTAAATAATGAAGATTTAAATGTATTGGCTAAAACCAAAGAACAATTTGTCAACTCTATGAATGGTTTGATACACTTTTTTGCAAATTTATTTATACTAGTTATAGGCAACTCACCTGTTTTAATCATTTTAGGACTAATCACAATAGCAGTAATCTTTTTCATTCGCAAATATAGAAACAAACAAGAGTGA